The genomic stretch agctaagccatttttaaatgtctctacatccgattagttatatttctatatattctattaaaatattattaaaagtaagaaaagttttgggaaaaagagaacatgcagagaaaaagtaggaaacgctttgagaaaaagataaaacaggtgagagaaacaataaaagataaatggctcccttaaaaagtgctgctacatttaactttttttttagctcttctaatcaaatatctattttacatttattttttgctcatccaatgtaggaggttttttgaacatttgaagagctattatagataaaagtagcatttagctcttccattgggaatgctcttaacCTTTTAACCCCAGCTTTAAAGGACTAGGTTGTAATTCAACTGTTAACTACTACCATATTactaaaaactaattaaatacaTTAGCAATTTAGCACCATTTTGTTTGCCAttcttttcaatgttttcaTACTTAATaatagaccaaaaaaaataaaaaataataataataatagactgaaaaaaaaaggaaaagaccaAGTTGACCCCAACTTCAGagtaaaaaacaaaggaaattcATACATATTACAACTacattataaataaattaaaatttgtgaGTAATTATTTGCTTTTGGAAAGCACATAGACTTGAACAAGTCAATCTTTATTCTCTCCCTCACAACTCTCTGATTAGTCTCTCcgattctctcttttttctgtgCGACTCTGCGGGTGCGCGAAAAAGCGAGCAACGATGGCGTCTTCAGATCTCGAAATCAAGGCGAAGGAGGCCTTCATCGACGACCACTTCGAGCTGGCCGTGGATCTCTACACCCAGGCCATCGCTCTCAACCCTAACCACGCCGAGCTCTACGCTGACCGTGCCCAGGCCAACCTCAAACTCGACAATTTCACTGGTACTCTTATGCCTTTTTCTTTTAGAGAGTATTCTGAGGCTTCATTGAGCGTAATGGTTTGGTTACCCCTGTTTGTCTGGTTCGGGAGAAAacagaaggaaaagaaaagaacggAGAAAAGAATGGGCgaaatttcttattttaattttctttttgtttttggttcttcTACAGTGCTTAACTCGTACTGTTAATTTCAGTAGCGTGCACTTAAATTCGATTTTTCTCCCCAGAATTTAGTTACGATTTGGTATTATTGCCGTACGATCGAAGAGAATTAAgtagtttattttcttttcttttatatttttctttgtgttgAGGGAAAGAATAGTTGCATCACAAAGGattgcaaaagaaaagaagatatgcatttttgttttgttttgttgtatcgCATATGTCCAAACACATAACGATGTAATGGATTTTGTGCAACTTTAAGTCCTAGTTTAGGCTTTAATCGTTTTACACATACAGAGCCTATGCTCGAGGATGTAGTTTCGATGACATAACCCTTCTGTCTCTCTAGGGTGCAGATTGAAAACAAGCTAAATGTACCTGGCTTGAGATTGGTTCGATAAAGTGTTGTTCAAACAAGTTACTAGTCGGGTTGAAAGATAGATGAATCGAGCTTGAATAACACATGCTCCTTGGTTCATttcaaatctcaattttttattcttggAAAACCAAAATACTTGAGTTCAACTCCGGAATGGGCCGGAATGGCTTGATTATAAAAGTGGCAAACCCTGGTTGACCAAAATAGTTCTACTGAGCCAGcttattcttgaaaaaaaaaaaaaaaaaaaaaaactcgagcTTGACTCGAGATTGGTTTGTTAACATGCTTGTTTAAAGTTGTTGGTAGAGGTAATGAACTAAGGTTGAAGAATTGACTGCTCAGCTCAAATCGGCTTTAGTAACAGCCCTATCTCTCTGTTGCTTTCTCTACTTATTCTGTATGTGGATCTGTTTTCTctgtatttttctcttgtattattgttttgtgtgtttgcaTTATAACATCAATAAACAAAGACGGTGTTGACTTGCTGACTTCTGGTTCTAGGAATGGTTTGTAAAATTTGTTGGCTAATGCCTTCTTACTTTCGGCACAGGGGCTGTTGCTGATGCAAGCAGAGCAATTGAGTTGGACCCTTCATTGTCAAAAGCATACTTTCGTAAAGGGTGAGTGCGAAGCAGCATATGTGTAGGCAATATGCATTGTTGTGTCTGATTATATGTCTAGCTTCATTTGAAATTCGGACTTCTGGAGAGATGTATGGTGAATACAAGGACCTTTTCATTGCTTGcttcaaaagttaaaaaaaaaaaaaaaaaaattgtggcaCATATCTATATTTTGAACCTtgccattttttatttactgAGAAGGTAGAAAAATAGTTATACTAATCATGTAGACTTAgtacttataaaaattttaaataaaaaaaaaatagtataaaaTAGTTATTCTATGTTATATTCCAAGACCAAGGCCCTTACCGCTTGAGCCAATCCCTTGGGGTTACAATATATTATAGGAAGTTGATATTGGATTTGGAAAATATTTGTAGTTATGTTCTCTTCATAGCTCATTTTGAattagaataaaacaaaaataactaaattaagGACAAGTATGATTGGAAAACAGTgtctttaataaataaaaagaagaagaagatcattAATGTTCCTTTTAAAGTTGGATTCAAAAGAACAAGGACCAATAAAATGGGACAGGGGAGCTATAATTTGTGTTTTAGAATGCTTGCTGGACTAGAAACAATTCTTTTGGTTAATCATACTTGTAtactttttagattttagatATTGTTAACCTTTTAGATTTCACACAcctttagaagaagaagaagaagaagaagaagaacgatCATTAATGTTCCTTTTAAAGTTGGATTCAAAAGAACAAGGACCAATAAAATGGGACAGGGGAACTATAATTTGTGTTTTAGAATGCTTGCTGGACTAGAAACAATTCTTTTGGTTAATCATACTTGTAtactttttagattttagatattgttaactttttagatttCACACACCTTTAGAGTGGTAgcatctcttgtatactttttgtgtacgaGGGCTTTGCCTTTTCttgttaataaattattattcataaaaaaagttaatcatGCTTGTAAGAATTGAAGAAGTATCATGTTGGAGATAATGCATGAACATCAATTTTCTTCATAGGGTCTAAATTTACTTCCGTGTACTTACTACTTTATGTGCTAAAACCCTGTGTTCAAAGTAAACCATGCTAAAAAGAATGTTGAAGGCAAAGTTGAAGTTTCTGTGGGAGCCTCTGTGGCATGCATGTGACTTCTCTATCATGCATGGTTATGCTTCTCCTTTTAGAAGAGTCTCTGATTATTCTTCTTTGCTATTTCTTTTCACAGCACTGCATGCATCAAGCTTGAGGAATATCAGACTGCGAAGGCAGCATTGGAAACAGGTGCATCTTTGGCTCCAGGAGATTCAAGATTCACTAATTTGATTAAAGAATGTGATCAGCGCATTGAAGGTGTGTAATTGCCTGCTATAACCTTAGATCTTTTAATGATCAGAGAAGTTGTTTTACTTTTACTCGCTTTAAGATATTTTGAATAACTGTTGGATTggaaatgcaatttttttttgggatggaaacaaatatttataaaaaaaaaaaaaaatcatttaacaGAAATTATGCCTACTTGATTACCTTCTTATCATCTTACCTGTAAATGTTGCATATTTGTTCAGAGGAAGCTGGTGATATACCAATACACTCATCGGAGAAAACAACCCCAGGAAATGTTGTACCTATGGAAGTTGTTCAGCCTTTCAATGAACTTTCCGATCAGGTGATTGTAGCATCAGCCAAACCAAAATACAGGTTAGTACAACTTTGTGTTTTCTTGGTCTCCATCAGATATACCATTCAGTACATCGAGAGGTTAATGAAATCTATATTTGCATGTCTTTTAGTTATCAGGGTTTTTTAACAGCCTTCAAATTTTACCATTTGTTCGAATTTTAATATTGTGTTTGTTAATGCCCTATATAATCCTATGCAATGTTGGAATTGTGAATAACACATTTACTGACAAAAAAGTGCAGGCATGAATACTACCAGAAGCCAGAGGAAGTGGTTGTAACTATATTTGCAAAGGGCATACCGGCTGAAAGTGTTTCTGTTGAGTTTGGTGAACAAATAGTACGATTGAACAAATTTGATGCCTTTTGTCTTTATTCATATTTCTCGTTGTTTTTGCAGTTGTCTAGATTTTAGGTACAAACTGTTGGAATGAACGAATTCTAAATTTCATTGGTTTTGTGCAGCTGAGTGTTAGCATTAGCGTTCCTGGTGAGGATGCATATCATTTTCAACCTCGCTTGTTTGGAAAGGTATTTCATGCACCTTGTGAAAATAATACATAATTGCTGGTGTTCATACTGAATTTCATTAGAAATTCATGCTACATACTGCGGATGCCAAGTTTAGCATTGGTGTTTGTTTGCAAACAGATAATACCTTCCAAGTGCAGATATGATGTTTTGTCTACCAAAGTTGAAATCCGCCTTGCAAAAGCTGAATCAATACTCTGGAAGTCTCTTGAATTCAGCAAAGAAAATACAGTTCCTCAAAAGGTTAATGCCTCAGGTAGGTTAATATTCTTGTACTGTATACTGTTTCAGCACTCAAGTGGTAAGAGCCTTGCTCTTTGTGGTAGTCCATGAGATCTAAGGTTCGAATccccttgggtgcaaacaatttcttaggCCAGCCTGCCGGTGAAGTCGGAATATTACCTGATCTGTGTGGAGGGGGCGCTTTACACGGGTCTGAGGTTTACCTAAGAGGGGTTGGAACACAAAGTGGCCCTCCCTTGAAGGGATTCCTcgttattaaaaatatatatgtatattgttcCAGTATTGAAATGTGGATTGGGAGTTGAGCCACATCTGGGACTCCTAGACTTGTCTTAtttactctctttctctctctctctcacacacacaccaaTTGGGAATTTGAACAAATTAGTACTTAATAAAAGATTGTAGTACGGAtgcaaatttcttccaacctattctataaaattgatgtgtcccttaacatgtgagaagcacatgcttttGCGTGACATAAACCCTTAAAAGTGAATTACATCTACACCCTAGATGATGCTGTGGTTGCCCCTGAATTGGATTTCTGAAAAAAACTAGAGTCAGGACCAGTTGATGTTCCAGCTATTAAATCACCCATGTCTATACAATGATCATTCATTTTTAAAGTTGTAGCTGCCTTTCTTTGATTTGTgtaaactttcaattttgtttttttatttggataCATGGCCCTGGCAGCCCAAGTTGGCCCTGCCCTTACTTGGGCAGGCTTGGACACAGTTTTAGGCCTGTCTGGAGGCCAGGGCAAATTGTTAAAATCCTGGCTCAGCCTGGCTTGAAGCTGATAGGCTTCGCTGGGGTTGAGCTGTCAGAAAACATGTGTACCTACACCAAATTTGTTATCTTGAACATTGTAATTGCTAAAACATTGGCCGAGTTATAAGTGTGATTCCTGCTATTAATTATGCAGTTACTGGATCTCAAAGACCTACTTACCCATCCTCAAAACCAAAGAGAGTAGACTGGGACAAGCTCGAAGCTGAAGTGAAGAAGGAGGTTTGCCTTGacctattttattttgggttgaAATACACTTTTGTCCCTGAAATATTTCCCATGTTCGAATATTCTCATTGATATTCAAAAAGTTCCAAATTTGTCCCTGAACAATTTAAAAAGGAGTAATATGGTCTTTTCATCCAATTGAATTGCACGTGGCAGACATCAGACTGATGTGCCATGGTTAACTGTCTGTCACGTAATGCAGTTCATAGTTGATGGATTGAAGGACAACATCACTCTCTTTTAAGGTGTACAGAGACGAAATTGAAACTTAGGCCAAattttaggtactaaaagtgtatttaatcttttttacaAAGGGCTTCCTCATGTTTGTTGGTGCACTTTCAttcatcgttttttttttttttttttcaatttcaggAGAAAGATGAAAAGCTTGATGGTGATGCagctttaaacaaatttttccaAAACATATACTCAGATGCTGATGAGGACACCAGAAGGGCCATGAAAAAATCATTTGTAAGACTTTTAGTCTTATGTTTAATATTTGTTGATTCATAATGTCAAATccaatattgttttttatgcCTTTCTTGACGATGATATGAGGGTCattaagtaaattttaaaaactatttggTGAATTTGTTTCCCGTGTCTTTATTGCTTTCTGTACGGCTTTGTAATGTGTGTTTCAATATTACACAGGTTGAGTCAAATGGGACAGTGCTCTCCACAAACTGGAAAGAAGTGGGTTCAAAGAAGGTGGAGGGAAGTCCTCCCGATGGTATGGAGATGAAGAAATGGGAGATCTAAGAGTCTTGCTCTAATCACATATATTGTAATTGAGTGCGCGATTTTGCTTCTTAAATGTTTTTTAGTCCTTTCGTTTTCAAGCTTTGTTGGTGTGGTTGCTTGTGCTGGAATGCAAGGAAACTcgctctctcttctttttagtTCTTCCTTTTGGTTATGTGTACTTTATTTTGCTCAAAATTGACACTTGATGTAATTCCAGTATCAGAACCCCGTTGCTCTTAAATCAAAATGACTTTTGAGTTTCTAGGTTTGCTTAAATCTTTCTACCCTTGCTTTCAAGCTTACCCATGTCCTGAGAGCCAGGACCTCCCGGGTTGTGTGATTACTTTGGGGTGTACATGTAGTGGCAATGCTTTCCAGCATTCCCATTTGCCCACTAGTGACTCTGGTGTACTGGAAGTGGCATCTTATGTGCTCCGCCCTGGCTTTGATTTGgatccttttcctttccttcctaAAGACGTGGCATGCAAAATTGTAGGGGAGCTCTGAGAGGGAGCTCCCTGCCTGAGTGGGCTCTTGCTCAGGTAGAGGAGTTCCTTTTCACGGACCCTTGCCCAAAGATGGGGTGGAGATAGTAACAGGAATTTCTAATTGCTAGGGATCCTGTTCCTAGCTCACCTTGTTTGTGACCTCATTTAGTTAGTACAAATATCCAGACTTTTTGAGACATGCCTTGTTTATTAGTTTTAGATTTAACAAAATATTGTTCTCTTCTGCCTCTTCTATTCTTAATAACTACTATATTTCTTTTAAGGCATAGTTTCTACAATTGTAATGGTTGGGTTGGGCTTGACATGACATCTGAGCGAAGTCCTGAATTTGAAATATGTCATTgtcatttactttatattttaataaatattttacatattggGTCTCAGTTATTAAGGgagagtattaaaatataaattaaataaaattcatctctTTCTATGGATTGAACATATTATTAAGACAAATGTTATGAGATTGAGCattatttaacataatattcttgAGTAAGGAAAGAACATTGAAATGTAGTGTGAATAAGTGATGGGTAGAAACATAAGCTCGTTTGAGGTTCAAGCTCTTATATGAGCCCCAAGCCATCTGCAGCTGAAGCTCTAAGAGCATTTCCAACAACAGTAGTTAAGTAACTacagaaaaagtaaaattttttggATTAGCTATTGTTGTTTGCAATATATAATTCAACAGATTCTccattcttctctctctctctctctatatatatatatataatctagagagatatatatatatatatctctctaGAGAGAGATAGGAGACAGAAGGAAGAgtgaatataataaaaaattaaaaaaaaaaaaatcaaatttttgaaaaacttttacTTTAAAGGATCTGTTGGAGTATTAAAATAGCATATAATAGTTAAATATAACTTAAATCACCTGTTTGAAAGGTGGTTGAATCACCTATTTCAAAGGTGGTTGAAGATGCTCTAACAAAGGccttatttttctattcttgtTAGACACATGCCTCATTTATCCataattatatgaatattattcATTCAGAGTTCTCCATTTTAGGCTCCCTGTAACCATATGTATGTTTGATTCCAAGGCAATATCTTTACTTTTTAAGGGACACGTACTTGATTTACTAGGATTATGGCTTgcctttgatttattttaattttgcttaCCTCAACTTGATTCCAAGGCACTAGTATATTTCATTTCATCCTACGTGGCAAGCACAATCATAGGCAATGGGCCTCCCCAAGGCCCAAATGGGGTATTAGTACACCCCACCCACTCTGCCCCACAAGTGTGGAAGGAAAGCTTCTTGGGCAGTGAAAGGAAAGCTCATCTTCTAGATTGAGCCGAACACACGAGAAAACTCAGGCAGCTATGGAGGAGGCAGTAGTTTTGTACCCAACGCCAGCCATAGGCCACCTGATCTCCCTGGTAGAGCTCGCCAAACTCATACTCACCCACCACCCTTCACTCACAATACACTTACTCATTTCTCCCCAACCTTACAACGCCGATTCCACTGCTTCATACATAGCAGCTGTATCTGCCACCACCCCCTCCATCACCTTTCTCAATCTCCCCAACGTTGATCTCCCTCCCAACTCCTCTCCCCACTATGAAGCACTTACCTTTGAGCGCCTCCGCCCCAACAACCCCAATCTCCACCA from Corylus avellana chromosome ca1, CavTom2PMs-1.0 encodes the following:
- the LOC132181375 gene encoding protein SGT1 homolog isoform X1, which translates into the protein MASSDLEIKAKEAFIDDHFELAVDLYTQAIALNPNHAELYADRAQANLKLDNFTGAVADASRAIELDPSLSKAYFRKGTACIKLEEYQTAKAALETGASLAPGDSRFTNLIKECDQRIEEEAGDIPIHSSEKTTPGNVVPMEVVQPFNELSDQVIVASAKPKYRHEYYQKPEEVVVTIFAKGIPAESVSVEFGEQILSVSISVPGEDAYHFQPRLFGKIIPSKCRYDVLSTKVEIRLAKAESILWKSLEFSKENTVPQKVNASVTGSQRPTYPSSKPKRVDWDKLEAEVKKEEKDEKLDGDAALNKFFQNIYSDADEDTRRAMKKSFVESNGTVLSTNWKEVGSKKVEGSPPDGMEMKKWEI
- the LOC132181375 gene encoding protein SGT1 homolog isoform X2 yields the protein MASSDLEIKAKEAFIDDHFELAVDLYTQAIALNPNHAELYADRAQANLKLDNFTGAVADASRAIELDPSLSKAYFRKGTACIKLEEYQTAKAALETGASLAPGDSRFTNLIKECDQRIEEEAGDIPIHSSEKTTPGNVVPMEVVQPFNELSDQVIVASAKPKYRHEYYQKPEEVVVTIFAKGIPAESVSVEFGEQILSVSISVPGEDAYHFQPRLFGKIIPSKCRYDVLSTKVEIRLAKAESILWKSLEFSKENTVPQKVNASVTGSQRPTYPSSKPKRVDWDKLEAEVKKEFIVDGLKDNITLF